AGACGTGGCGAGAACTCCGTAATCTCATGGAACAAATCCACTTGGTCGAGTACCAATCGGTGGATGGAACCGTACGGCAACGCACGGAACTTACATCGGAACACCAGGCAATTGTTTCTGCTCTCGAATTGCCGGAACCCCAGAAAATATGGGGTATATCGATAAAGTAAGCCCCAAAAAACGTAGATACACGCCAAGTTATCCACAGACCGCCTCAACCCTTGTCCCGCTTGGGTTGAAGGCGGTTTGTGTATCTATGGACTGTCGAAGCCGGGTCAACTGTTCTCCAAAAATGCGATACCCATATGCGACTCACTTTGTTACCACATGTGTTTTTCGATCCGCTGTGATCCCCCCGACTTGATAACGGTACAACAGGCCGATAAGGATAAATGTATTTGTCAACTGAAATTTCAGCCATTCGATTCGCTCATTTAATCCCGAATTTCGAAAGTGACATAGCTTTAAATTGCTAAAAAAGTGCCCTAATCTTTGGTAGAATGGTGTTTGTCGGAAACAACATCACCCAAAGAAAGGAGCACCTGTTAGGCCCCCACGCCGCTACTGCGGCAGATGATGAAAATCGGGCAGTTGCGGTATAATCAACTTGCAGCTGGTGAAGGCAGGTCGTGACTTCATGGTGCTTGCGAGCCCGATAGTTAGGGGTTTTCCGTAATCTGTCGAACGGTTTCGCGGTCGCTTAGACCCAAGAGCTCCTGAATGATGAGGGCACCGAGTGCTACACGGACGGAGTAGGCCTTCTGTCCCTTCGTGAAGCATTTGAACCATTCACCGTAGTGTGTCTCCACTTTCCACCAGGAGATCATTTGAGCGAGTTTGACCCAACGGTTCTGTTTATTCAACTTCCCACCAAATGGGAGGAAAAAGTCATCCGGCAAAAGAATTTGTCGCTCGGTGGGCCAATACAAATTAACCACCTCATGTGCACGGTTTTTGAATGGTTTCACGCAAAAGCCATGCACATGATTTCGATACAAACACTCCAAAATCCTTGTGGTTCAAGGGTTTTCGAACCGTTCAGCAGTTCCTACATATTCTTCCCTGCAAATTAAACCAGCGATCCGGATTGTTTGTGCAAATGGCGATCCTGTCATCGATCATTGCAACTTGTTGCATATGCTCTGGATTATCAATCGTCCACGCGATACATTCAATCCCCCGGTCGAGCAAAGGGTAAACAAACTCCTTGGTTAAATAGGGATAACACATTGATAAAATCGTTGCTCCCGTCGCCTCGAGCTGTTCGTTAACGAGCACCGGCAGGCCGTAAATAATGAGACCTCTTTTTAGATCGGGCGCCAATCTTGATAGTTCCCTGATGGTTTCGTGATTAAAAGAAGTTATAATAACCGATGATTGCATTTCGTATTTGTGGACCAAAGCAACGACACGTTCCTCAATCCCGTGATATATACCACCTGCCCGCTTGATTTCAATGTTAAGTTTCTTTTTCCCCTTCACCATTTGCAGCACTTCTTCCAGCGCGGGAATCGTTTCCCCGGCAAATTCCTCACCAAACCATGCTCCGGCATCAAGCTTTTTCAATTCCTGCAAAGTATATGCACCAACCGGTCCCGATCCATTTGTGGTCCGCTCAAGTGTATAATCGTGCATCAAAACAGGAATTCCATCCCGACTCATTTGCACGTCGAGTTCGATCATATCGATATCCGGATGTTCGATCGCTTTCCGTATTGCGGAAAATGTATTTTCCGGCGCTTTGCCGGACCACCCTCTATGAGCGATACATGGATTGTTCATTGATTTTGCCTCCCATTTTTCAAGAAAAAGACCGCGAAGTCTAACC
This genomic window from Effusibacillus pohliae DSM 22757 contains:
- a CDS encoding glycerophosphodiester phosphodiesterase, whose protein sequence is MNNPCIAHRGWSGKAPENTFSAIRKAIEHPDIDMIELDVQMSRDGIPVLMHDYTLERTTNGSGPVGAYTLQELKKLDAGAWFGEEFAGETIPALEEVLQMVKGKKKLNIEIKRAGGIYHGIEERVVALVHKYEMQSSVIITSFNHETIRELSRLAPDLKRGLIIYGLPVLVNEQLEATGATILSMCYPYLTKEFVYPLLDRGIECIAWTIDNPEHMQQVAMIDDRIAICTNNPDRWFNLQGRICRNC